In Aquila chrysaetos chrysaetos chromosome 10, bAquChr1.4, whole genome shotgun sequence, the following proteins share a genomic window:
- the SLC13A5 gene encoding solute carrier family 13 member 5 isoform X1, which translates to MAPTCLRPLLRYRSFAILFLTPLLLLPLPVAVPTPEAKCAYIIIIMAVYWCTEVIPLAVTSLMPVVFFPLLGVQSSKSVCLQYLNDTNMLFVGGLIVAISVEQWNLHKRIALRVLLILGVKPALLMLGFMIVTAFLSMWISNTATTAMMVPIVQAVLDQMDNTEYDVTMMEQATGQTNTVIELEEKNASDPTSVHVISNGQVPDDPRSSEEKKMRKRICKGMTLCVCYAASIGGTATLTGTGPNMVLKGQMNQLYPNNNDIVNFASWFGFAFPNMILMLVLAWLWLQCSFMGLNFKKSWGCGTERTAKEKAAYNVLKAEMKKLGPISYAEFNVLLMFVLLVLLWFSRHPGFVKGWATRLFPEGEKYITDSAPAVFIALLLFILPANKPKFIGWNPSMSDPEQTEEDIKKPFLSAPLLDWNVVQRKMPWSIVLLLGGGFALADASANSGLSAWLGHQMTPLGSIPPWAIATVLSLIIAVFTECTSNVATATLFLPVFSSMAASVKIHPLYVMLPGTLSASFAFMLPVATPPNAIVFSYGHIRVLDMVRSGIVMNIIGVFCVTLAINTWGRPMFELDTFPTWANSTTNQ; encoded by the exons ATGGCCCCGACGTGCTTGCGGCCCCTGCTGAGGTACCGGTCCTTCGCCATCCTCTTCCTCacgccgctgctgctgctgccgctgccggtCGCCGTGCCGACGCCG GAGGCCAAATGCGCAtatatcatcatcatcatggCTGTGTACTGGTGTACTGAAGTGATCCCACTGGCTGTTACCTCCCTCATGCCTGTGgtatttttccctctgcttggAGTTCAGAGCTCTAAATCA GTGTGCTTGCAGTACCTAAATGACACAAACATGCTCTTCGTTGGAGGGCTGATTGTTGCAATTTCTGTTGAACAATGGAATCTTCACAAAAGGATTGCGCTGCGGGTCCTGCTGATTCTTGGGGTGAAACCTGCACT CCTCATGCTGGGATTTATGATAGTCACTGCCTTCCTCTCCATGTGGATAAGTAACACAGCCACCACTGCTATGATGGTTCCCATTGTCCAGGCTGTCCTGGATCAAATGGACAACACAGAGTATGATGTGACCATGATGGAACAGGCAACCGGGCAAACAAATACAGTGATtgagctggaagaaaagaatgcaTCAGATCCCACTTCAGTGCATG TCATAAGCAATGGACAAGTCCCTGATGACCCCAGAtcttctgaggaaaagaaaatgaggaagcGTATATGTAAGGGAATGACACTTTGTGTATGCTATGCTGCCAGCATTGGAGGGACTGCAACACTCACTGGAACAGGACCAAACATGGTATTGAAAGGCCAGATGAATCA gttaTACCCTAACAATAATGATATTGTGAATTTTGCTTcctggtttgggtttgctttccCAAACATGATTTTGATGTTGGTACTAGCTTGGCTTTGGTTACAGTGCTCCTTCATGGGACTCAA ctttaaaaaaagctgggGCTGTGGGACAGAAAGAACTgctaaagaaaaagctgcatacAACGTGCTGaaggcagaaatgaagaaattggGCCCCATCTCTTATGCTGAATTCAATGTCCTcttaatgtttgttttgctggttCTCTTGTGGTTTTCCAGACACCCAGGCTTTGTAAAAGGCTGGGCCACCAGGCTCTTCccagaaggagaaaa gtATATCACTgattctgctcctgctgtgtttATTGCCCTGCTACTGTTTATCCTTCCTGCTAATAAACCCAAATTCATAGGCTGGAATCCAAGCATGTCTGACCCTGAACAGACTGaagaag AtataaaaaagccatttttatcaGCCCCGCTGCTAGACTGGAATGTGGTTCAGAGGAAGATGCCCTGGAGcattgtgctgctgctgggaggaggtTTTGCTTTGGCTGATGCAAGCGCA aaCTCTGGGCTCTCAGCTTGGCTGGGTCACCAAATGACTCCACTAGGATCTATCCCACCATGGGCCATTGCAACAGTACTTTCACTTATTATAGCTGTCTTCACCGAATGCACCAGTAATGTTGCCACAGCCACCCTCTTCCTACCTGTCTTTTCATCCATG GCTGCATCTGTCAAGATCCATCCTTTGTATGTTATGCTGCCTGGTACTCTCAGTGCTTCCTTTGCCTTCATGCTACCTGTTGCAACACCACCAAATGCAATAGTGTTTTCCTATGGCCACATCCGTGTTTTGGATATG GTTAGATCTGGCATAGTAATGAACATCATTGGAGTCTTCTGTGTCACGCTGGCCATCAACACATGGGGAAGACCTATGTTTGAGCTGGACACATTCCCAACCTGGGCAAACAGCACAACTAACCAGTGA
- the SLC13A5 gene encoding solute carrier family 13 member 5 isoform X3: protein MQTMQEAKCAYIIIIMAVYWCTEVIPLAVTSLMPVVFFPLLGVQSSKSVCLQYLNDTNMLFVGGLIVAISVEQWNLHKRIALRVLLILGVKPALLMLGFMIVTAFLSMWISNTATTAMMVPIVQAVLDQMDNTEYDVTMMEQATGQTNTVIELEEKNASDPTSVHVISNGQVPDDPRSSEEKKMRKRICKGMTLCVCYAASIGGTATLTGTGPNMVLKGQMNQLYPNNNDIVNFASWFGFAFPNMILMLVLAWLWLQCSFMGLNFKKSWGCGTERTAKEKAAYNVLKAEMKKLGPISYAEFNVLLMFVLLVLLWFSRHPGFVKGWATRLFPEGEKYITDSAPAVFIALLLFILPANKPKFIGWNPSMSDPEQTEEDIKKPFLSAPLLDWNVVQRKMPWSIVLLLGGGFALADASANSGLSAWLGHQMTPLGSIPPWAIATVLSLIIAVFTECTSNVATATLFLPVFSSMAASVKIHPLYVMLPGTLSASFAFMLPVATPPNAIVFSYGHIRVLDMVRSGIVMNIIGVFCVTLAINTWGRPMFELDTFPTWANSTTNQ from the exons ATGCAAACAATGCAG GAGGCCAAATGCGCAtatatcatcatcatcatggCTGTGTACTGGTGTACTGAAGTGATCCCACTGGCTGTTACCTCCCTCATGCCTGTGgtatttttccctctgcttggAGTTCAGAGCTCTAAATCA GTGTGCTTGCAGTACCTAAATGACACAAACATGCTCTTCGTTGGAGGGCTGATTGTTGCAATTTCTGTTGAACAATGGAATCTTCACAAAAGGATTGCGCTGCGGGTCCTGCTGATTCTTGGGGTGAAACCTGCACT CCTCATGCTGGGATTTATGATAGTCACTGCCTTCCTCTCCATGTGGATAAGTAACACAGCCACCACTGCTATGATGGTTCCCATTGTCCAGGCTGTCCTGGATCAAATGGACAACACAGAGTATGATGTGACCATGATGGAACAGGCAACCGGGCAAACAAATACAGTGATtgagctggaagaaaagaatgcaTCAGATCCCACTTCAGTGCATG TCATAAGCAATGGACAAGTCCCTGATGACCCCAGAtcttctgaggaaaagaaaatgaggaagcGTATATGTAAGGGAATGACACTTTGTGTATGCTATGCTGCCAGCATTGGAGGGACTGCAACACTCACTGGAACAGGACCAAACATGGTATTGAAAGGCCAGATGAATCA gttaTACCCTAACAATAATGATATTGTGAATTTTGCTTcctggtttgggtttgctttccCAAACATGATTTTGATGTTGGTACTAGCTTGGCTTTGGTTACAGTGCTCCTTCATGGGACTCAA ctttaaaaaaagctgggGCTGTGGGACAGAAAGAACTgctaaagaaaaagctgcatacAACGTGCTGaaggcagaaatgaagaaattggGCCCCATCTCTTATGCTGAATTCAATGTCCTcttaatgtttgttttgctggttCTCTTGTGGTTTTCCAGACACCCAGGCTTTGTAAAAGGCTGGGCCACCAGGCTCTTCccagaaggagaaaa gtATATCACTgattctgctcctgctgtgtttATTGCCCTGCTACTGTTTATCCTTCCTGCTAATAAACCCAAATTCATAGGCTGGAATCCAAGCATGTCTGACCCTGAACAGACTGaagaag AtataaaaaagccatttttatcaGCCCCGCTGCTAGACTGGAATGTGGTTCAGAGGAAGATGCCCTGGAGcattgtgctgctgctgggaggaggtTTTGCTTTGGCTGATGCAAGCGCA aaCTCTGGGCTCTCAGCTTGGCTGGGTCACCAAATGACTCCACTAGGATCTATCCCACCATGGGCCATTGCAACAGTACTTTCACTTATTATAGCTGTCTTCACCGAATGCACCAGTAATGTTGCCACAGCCACCCTCTTCCTACCTGTCTTTTCATCCATG GCTGCATCTGTCAAGATCCATCCTTTGTATGTTATGCTGCCTGGTACTCTCAGTGCTTCCTTTGCCTTCATGCTACCTGTTGCAACACCACCAAATGCAATAGTGTTTTCCTATGGCCACATCCGTGTTTTGGATATG GTTAGATCTGGCATAGTAATGAACATCATTGGAGTCTTCTGTGTCACGCTGGCCATCAACACATGGGGAAGACCTATGTTTGAGCTGGACACATTCCCAACCTGGGCAAACAGCACAACTAACCAGTGA
- the SLC13A5 gene encoding solute carrier family 13 member 5 isoform X2 gives MAVYWCTEVIPLAVTSLMPVVFFPLLGVQSSKSVCLQYLNDTNMLFVGGLIVAISVEQWNLHKRIALRVLLILGVKPALLMLGFMIVTAFLSMWISNTATTAMMVPIVQAVLDQMDNTEYDVTMMEQATGQTNTVIELEEKNASDPTSVHVISNGQVPDDPRSSEEKKMRKRICKGMTLCVCYAASIGGTATLTGTGPNMVLKGQMNQLYPNNNDIVNFASWFGFAFPNMILMLVLAWLWLQCSFMGLNFKKSWGCGTERTAKEKAAYNVLKAEMKKLGPISYAEFNVLLMFVLLVLLWFSRHPGFVKGWATRLFPEGEKYITDSAPAVFIALLLFILPANKPKFIGWNPSMSDPEQTEEDIKKPFLSAPLLDWNVVQRKMPWSIVLLLGGGFALADASANSGLSAWLGHQMTPLGSIPPWAIATVLSLIIAVFTECTSNVATATLFLPVFSSMAASVKIHPLYVMLPGTLSASFAFMLPVATPPNAIVFSYGHIRVLDMVRSGIVMNIIGVFCVTLAINTWGRPMFELDTFPTWANSTTNQ, from the exons atggCTGTGTACTGGTGTACTGAAGTGATCCCACTGGCTGTTACCTCCCTCATGCCTGTGgtatttttccctctgcttggAGTTCAGAGCTCTAAATCA GTGTGCTTGCAGTACCTAAATGACACAAACATGCTCTTCGTTGGAGGGCTGATTGTTGCAATTTCTGTTGAACAATGGAATCTTCACAAAAGGATTGCGCTGCGGGTCCTGCTGATTCTTGGGGTGAAACCTGCACT CCTCATGCTGGGATTTATGATAGTCACTGCCTTCCTCTCCATGTGGATAAGTAACACAGCCACCACTGCTATGATGGTTCCCATTGTCCAGGCTGTCCTGGATCAAATGGACAACACAGAGTATGATGTGACCATGATGGAACAGGCAACCGGGCAAACAAATACAGTGATtgagctggaagaaaagaatgcaTCAGATCCCACTTCAGTGCATG TCATAAGCAATGGACAAGTCCCTGATGACCCCAGAtcttctgaggaaaagaaaatgaggaagcGTATATGTAAGGGAATGACACTTTGTGTATGCTATGCTGCCAGCATTGGAGGGACTGCAACACTCACTGGAACAGGACCAAACATGGTATTGAAAGGCCAGATGAATCA gttaTACCCTAACAATAATGATATTGTGAATTTTGCTTcctggtttgggtttgctttccCAAACATGATTTTGATGTTGGTACTAGCTTGGCTTTGGTTACAGTGCTCCTTCATGGGACTCAA ctttaaaaaaagctgggGCTGTGGGACAGAAAGAACTgctaaagaaaaagctgcatacAACGTGCTGaaggcagaaatgaagaaattggGCCCCATCTCTTATGCTGAATTCAATGTCCTcttaatgtttgttttgctggttCTCTTGTGGTTTTCCAGACACCCAGGCTTTGTAAAAGGCTGGGCCACCAGGCTCTTCccagaaggagaaaa gtATATCACTgattctgctcctgctgtgtttATTGCCCTGCTACTGTTTATCCTTCCTGCTAATAAACCCAAATTCATAGGCTGGAATCCAAGCATGTCTGACCCTGAACAGACTGaagaag AtataaaaaagccatttttatcaGCCCCGCTGCTAGACTGGAATGTGGTTCAGAGGAAGATGCCCTGGAGcattgtgctgctgctgggaggaggtTTTGCTTTGGCTGATGCAAGCGCA aaCTCTGGGCTCTCAGCTTGGCTGGGTCACCAAATGACTCCACTAGGATCTATCCCACCATGGGCCATTGCAACAGTACTTTCACTTATTATAGCTGTCTTCACCGAATGCACCAGTAATGTTGCCACAGCCACCCTCTTCCTACCTGTCTTTTCATCCATG GCTGCATCTGTCAAGATCCATCCTTTGTATGTTATGCTGCCTGGTACTCTCAGTGCTTCCTTTGCCTTCATGCTACCTGTTGCAACACCACCAAATGCAATAGTGTTTTCCTATGGCCACATCCGTGTTTTGGATATG GTTAGATCTGGCATAGTAATGAACATCATTGGAGTCTTCTGTGTCACGCTGGCCATCAACACATGGGGAAGACCTATGTTTGAGCTGGACACATTCCCAACCTGGGCAAACAGCACAACTAACCAGTGA